The following coding sequences are from one Paenibacillus sp. JDR-2 window:
- the yycI gene encoding two-component system regulatory protein YycI — MDWGRAKSVLIISFLLLNILLGYQVWSNIGEQLNANKNTAELPSETYAFMKQKGIELSANLPVETPKLRDLTYMLRSGNLEGLPETKLETPVDSRIIFSEKDLVKTLGSQIVDLDKYKFDPAMTRDGVYVLYRMADNRPMFDVKLELYYSNQKITGFRQVRVDLTGPGEAKEQTVLPASKAMAPFIERNLPEGAVITDIQLGYHGQMFDTETQVAAPYYRVLLEDGNEYYIHAINGEVAQVKEEVSLDRVR; from the coding sequence GTGGATTGGGGCAGGGCCAAAAGCGTGCTTATTATTTCGTTTCTGCTGCTCAATATTTTGCTCGGCTATCAGGTATGGTCGAACATCGGCGAGCAGTTGAACGCCAACAAGAATACAGCAGAGCTTCCGAGCGAGACCTACGCCTTCATGAAGCAGAAGGGGATTGAGCTGTCCGCCAATCTGCCGGTCGAAACCCCGAAGCTGCGGGATTTAACGTATATGCTGCGCAGCGGCAACCTTGAGGGGCTGCCGGAGACGAAGCTGGAGACGCCGGTCGACAGCCGGATTATTTTCTCCGAGAAGGACCTCGTCAAGACGCTGGGCAGCCAGATTGTCGATTTGGACAAGTATAAGTTCGATCCGGCGATGACAAGAGACGGCGTATACGTGCTGTACCGTATGGCGGATAACCGTCCCATGTTTGACGTAAAGCTGGAGCTCTATTACAGCAATCAGAAAATAACCGGCTTCCGCCAGGTAAGGGTAGATCTGACGGGTCCGGGCGAAGCCAAGGAACAGACCGTATTGCCTGCCTCGAAGGCTATGGCGCCGTTTATAGAGCGGAACCTGCCGGAAGGAGCGGTGATTACCGATATCCAGCTTGGTTACCATGGTCAGATGTTTGATACGGAGACGCAGGTAGCGGCGCCTTATTACCGGGTGCTGCTGGAGGACGGGAACGAGTATTACATTCATGCGATTAACGGGGAAGTTGCGCAGGTGAAGGAAGAAGTATCGCTGGACCGCGTCCGGTAG
- a CDS encoding MBL fold metallo-hydrolase encodes MGLTFTVLGSGSTGNATIVSNGDKMVLVDAGLSMKKIEELMRDQGVSGHQLSALFVTHEHSDHIKGLGAFARKYELPIFANEGTWGGMERHVGNIEPEKRVIMETGESLRFGTMEVCSYPISHDAAEPVGYTFVDNGEKLSLATDLGYMSDKVKQAIIDSDVLVLESNHDTEMLRMGRYPWNIKRRILSDVGHLSNVAAGEALCELLTDRTKRVYLAHLSLDHNLMDLAMLTVRNVMEDNGIFFKQNENPLRPTYHDRPTAWDEVRRK; translated from the coding sequence ATGGGACTTACGTTTACGGTACTGGGAAGCGGTTCTACGGGCAATGCGACGATAGTAAGCAACGGGGATAAAATGGTGCTGGTGGATGCCGGCCTCAGCATGAAAAAAATAGAGGAGCTTATGCGCGATCAAGGCGTGTCCGGTCATCAGCTGTCCGCATTGTTCGTTACGCATGAGCATTCCGATCATATTAAAGGACTGGGCGCATTCGCCCGCAAGTACGAGCTGCCGATCTTTGCGAATGAAGGAACCTGGGGCGGTATGGAGCGCCATGTCGGCAACATTGAGCCGGAGAAGCGGGTCATTATGGAGACGGGCGAGTCGCTGCGGTTCGGCACGATGGAGGTCTGCTCCTACCCGATCTCGCATGACGCGGCGGAGCCGGTCGGATATACGTTTGTCGATAACGGGGAAAAGCTGAGCCTTGCGACCGACCTTGGTTATATGAGCGATAAAGTGAAGCAGGCGATTATTGATTCGGACGTACTGGTGCTTGAATCGAATCATGATACAGAGATGCTTCGCATGGGCCGTTACCCGTGGAACATTAAGCGCCGCATCCTGAGCGATGTCGGGCACTTGTCGAATGTTGCCGCCGGAGAGGCATTATGCGAGCTGCTGACGGACCGGACGAAGCGGGTGTATCTTGCCCATCTCAGTCTGGACCATAACCTGATGGATCTGGCCATGCTGACAGTGAGGAATGTCATGGAGGATAACGGAATATTTTTCAAGCAGAATGAGAATCCGCTGCGTCCGACATATCATGACCGGCCTACGGCATGGGATGAAGTGAGGAGGAAATAA